A genomic segment from Streptomyces sp. NBC_00459 encodes:
- a CDS encoding MazG nucleotide pyrophosphohydrolase domain-containing protein gives MRPAVPPSSAAASPADLVREFHLAFGLDTRSTPAEVSPKLAAHRGELLAEEAAEVAEVAVTGPLDRLAHELADVVYVAYGTALVHGIDLDAVIAEIHRANMTKLGPDGLVARRADGKVLKGDHYRAPDVGAVLRRQGWNAGER, from the coding sequence ATGCGCCCCGCCGTCCCTCCTTCCTCCGCTGCCGCCTCGCCCGCCGACCTGGTCCGGGAGTTCCACCTGGCCTTCGGTCTCGACACCCGCAGTACGCCTGCCGAGGTCTCCCCGAAGCTCGCGGCGCACCGGGGCGAGCTGCTCGCGGAGGAGGCCGCGGAGGTGGCCGAGGTCGCGGTCACGGGCCCGCTGGACCGGCTGGCGCACGAGCTGGCCGACGTCGTGTACGTGGCGTACGGCACGGCCCTGGTCCACGGCATCGACCTCGACGCGGTGATCGCGGAGATCCACCGCGCCAACATGACGAAGCTGGGCCCCGACGGCCTGGTCGCCCGTAGGGCCGACGGAAAGGTGCTCAAGGGCGACCACTACCGTGCCCCGGACGTCGGAGCCGTCCTGCGCCGCCAGGGCTGGAACGCGGGCGAGCGGTAA
- the dapF gene encoding diaminopimelate epimerase, which produces MSTRIAFLKGHGTENDFVIVPDPENLIDLPPAAVAVLCDRRAGIGGDGLLHVVRSAAHPEAEGMAAEAEWFMDYRNGDGSIAEMCGNGVRVFARYLQRAGHAAEGDLKVATRGGVKSVHIAKEGDVTVGMGKALLPEGEVTVRVDERSWPARNVNMGNPHAVAFVDDLAHAGNLFTAPPFSPASVYPDGVNVEFVVDRGPRHVALRVHERGAGETRSCGTGACAVAVAAARRDGADPAVTGTPVTYTVDVPGGRLVITERADGEIEMTGPAVILAEGEIEAEWLESAVK; this is translated from the coding sequence ATGAGCACGCGGATCGCCTTCCTCAAGGGGCACGGGACCGAGAACGACTTCGTGATTGTCCCGGACCCCGAGAACCTCATCGACCTCCCCCCGGCCGCCGTCGCCGTCCTGTGCGACCGGCGTGCGGGCATCGGGGGTGACGGACTGCTGCACGTCGTGCGGTCCGCCGCGCACCCCGAGGCCGAGGGCATGGCGGCCGAGGCGGAGTGGTTCATGGACTACCGCAACGGCGACGGCTCGATCGCGGAGATGTGCGGCAATGGCGTGCGGGTCTTCGCGCGCTACCTCCAGCGGGCCGGACACGCGGCCGAAGGGGACCTCAAGGTCGCCACGCGCGGGGGCGTGAAGAGCGTGCACATCGCCAAGGAGGGCGACGTCACCGTCGGTATGGGCAAGGCGCTGCTCCCCGAAGGGGAGGTCACTGTGCGTGTCGATGAGCGCAGCTGGCCCGCGCGGAACGTGAACATGGGCAACCCGCACGCGGTCGCCTTCGTGGACGATCTAGCGCACGCCGGGAACCTGTTCACCGCTCCGCCGTTCAGCCCGGCCTCCGTCTATCCGGACGGGGTCAACGTCGAGTTCGTGGTCGACCGCGGCCCGCGGCACGTAGCCCTGCGGGTGCACGAGCGCGGGGCCGGTGAGACCCGCTCGTGCGGCACGGGTGCGTGTGCCGTCGCCGTGGCCGCCGCCCGGCGCGACGGTGCCGACCCGGCCGTGACCGGCACGCCGGTGACGTACACCGTCGATGTGCCCGGTGGACGCCTGGTGATCACCGAGAGGGCTGACGGCGAGATCGAGATGACGGGCCCCGCGGTGATCCTTGCTGAGGGAGAGATCGAAGCGGAGTGGCTGGAAAGCGCAGTGAAGTAG
- a CDS encoding class III extradiol dioxygenase subunit B-like domain-containing protein codes for MLVAAAVCPCPPLLVPDVAAGAAPELEAARAASSDALAVLAASRPDRLLVVGPAEQSGRGPHPEGTRGSFRSFGVDLDVRLGAGNAGPAAAERELPAALAVAAWLLERTGWSQAPVEGLGVGEPLAAERCVAVGREIGGRPERVALLVMGDASACRTLKAPGYLDERAAGFDAEVARALGAADVAALKALDAELAHELKVSGRAPWQVLAGAAENTDLAGTLLYEDAPYGVGYVVAAWS; via the coding sequence ATGCTCGTCGCCGCCGCCGTCTGCCCCTGTCCGCCGCTCCTCGTGCCCGATGTGGCAGCGGGCGCCGCACCCGAGCTGGAGGCCGCGCGCGCCGCCAGCTCGGACGCGCTGGCCGTGCTCGCGGCCTCCCGCCCCGACCGGCTGCTGGTCGTCGGGCCCGCCGAACAGAGCGGGCGCGGACCGCACCCGGAGGGCACGCGGGGCTCGTTCCGCAGCTTCGGGGTGGACCTCGACGTACGCCTGGGTGCCGGGAACGCCGGACCGGCGGCTGCGGAAAGGGAGCTGCCGGCGGCGCTCGCCGTCGCCGCCTGGCTGCTGGAGCGGACCGGTTGGTCTCAGGCGCCCGTCGAAGGCCTGGGCGTGGGGGAACCTCTTGCGGCCGAACGGTGCGTCGCGGTCGGGAGGGAGATCGGCGGGCGGCCGGAACGGGTGGCCCTGCTGGTGATGGGGGACGCCAGCGCGTGCCGCACGCTCAAGGCGCCGGGGTACCTGGACGAGCGGGCGGCCGGGTTCGACGCGGAGGTCGCGCGGGCGCTCGGAGCGGCGGACGTGGCGGCGCTCAAGGCGCTGGACGCGGAACTGGCCCACGAACTGAAGGTCTCGGGCCGGGCGCCCTGGCAGGTCCTCGCGGGCGCGGCCGAGAACACCGACCTGGCGGGCACGCTGCTGTACGAGGACGCTCCGTACGGCGTGGGATACGTGGTCGCGGCCTGGTCGTAG
- the miaB gene encoding tRNA (N6-isopentenyl adenosine(37)-C2)-methylthiotransferase MiaB produces MSSSDRIQAVDVKTYEVRTYGCQMNVHDSERLSGLLENAGYVRAPEGADGDADVVVFNTCAVRENADNKLYGNLGRLAPMKTKRPGMQIAVGGCLAQKDRDTIVKRAPWVDVVFGTHNIGKLPVLLERARVQEEAQVEIAESLEAFPSTLPTRRESAYAAWVSISVGCNNTCTFCIVPALRGKEKDRRTGDILAEIEALVGEGVSEITLLGQNVNAYGSDIGDREAFSKLLRACGKIEGLERVRFTSPHPRDFTDDVIAAMAETPNVMPQLHMPMQSGSDTILKAMRRSYRQDRYLGIIEKVRAAIPHAAITSDIIVGFPGETEEDFEQTLHAVREARFAQAFTFQYSKRPGTPAATMENQIPKEVVQERYLRLAALQEEISWDENKKQVGRTLELMVAEGEGRKDGATHRLSGRAPDNRLVHFTKPDAVVRPGDVVTVEITYAAPHHLLAEGAALSVRPTRAGDAWEKRNTAEAAKPAGVMLGLPGIGAPAPLPAAAGSGCGCD; encoded by the coding sequence ATGAGCAGCAGTGACCGGATCCAGGCCGTGGACGTCAAGACATACGAAGTGCGCACCTACGGGTGCCAGATGAACGTCCACGATTCCGAGCGATTGTCCGGACTGCTCGAGAACGCCGGCTACGTGCGTGCGCCCGAGGGTGCGGACGGCGATGCGGACGTCGTCGTCTTCAACACCTGCGCGGTGCGCGAGAACGCCGACAACAAGCTGTACGGCAACCTCGGCCGGCTCGCCCCGATGAAGACGAAGCGTCCCGGGATGCAGATCGCCGTGGGCGGCTGCCTCGCGCAGAAGGACCGCGACACCATCGTGAAGCGGGCGCCCTGGGTGGACGTCGTCTTCGGTACGCACAACATCGGCAAGCTGCCCGTACTGCTCGAACGCGCGCGCGTGCAGGAGGAGGCGCAGGTCGAGATCGCCGAGTCGCTGGAGGCGTTCCCGTCGACGCTGCCGACGCGGCGCGAGAGCGCGTACGCGGCCTGGGTGTCGATCTCCGTCGGCTGCAACAACACGTGCACCTTCTGCATCGTCCCGGCCCTGCGCGGCAAGGAGAAGGACCGCCGCACCGGCGACATCCTCGCTGAGATCGAGGCGCTGGTCGGCGAGGGCGTCTCCGAGATCACCCTGCTCGGCCAGAACGTCAACGCGTACGGCTCCGACATCGGTGACCGCGAGGCCTTCAGCAAGCTGCTGCGGGCCTGCGGGAAGATCGAGGGCCTGGAGCGCGTCCGCTTCACCTCCCCGCACCCGCGCGACTTCACCGACGACGTCATCGCGGCGATGGCCGAGACGCCGAACGTGATGCCGCAGCTCCACATGCCCATGCAGTCCGGCTCGGACACGATCCTGAAGGCGATGCGCCGCTCGTACCGCCAGGACCGCTACCTGGGGATCATCGAGAAGGTGCGGGCGGCCATCCCGCACGCGGCGATCACCTCCGACATCATCGTGGGCTTCCCCGGGGAGACCGAGGAGGACTTCGAGCAGACGCTGCACGCGGTGCGCGAGGCGCGGTTCGCACAGGCGTTCACATTCCAGTACTCCAAGCGGCCTGGCACGCCTGCCGCCACGATGGAGAACCAGATCCCCAAGGAGGTCGTCCAGGAGCGTTACCTGCGTCTCGCCGCCCTCCAGGAGGAGATCTCCTGGGACGAGAACAAGAAGCAGGTCGGCCGCACCCTGGAGCTGATGGTCGCCGAGGGCGAGGGCCGCAAGGACGGCGCCACCCACCGTCTCTCCGGCCGCGCCCCCGACAACCGGCTGGTCCACTTCACCAAACCGGACGCAGTGGTGCGCCCCGGAGACGTGGTCACGGTCGAGATCACGTACGCCGCCCCGCACCACCTCCTCGCCGAGGGCGCCGCCCTGAGCGTGCGTCCCACGCGCGCGGGTGACGCCTGGGAGAAGCGCAACACCGCGGAAGCGGCGAAGCCGGCGGGCGTCATGCTGGGCCTGCCGGGAATCGGGGCGCCTGCTCCGCTGCCGGCGGCTGCGGGGAGCGGCTGCGGCTGCGACTGA
- a CDS encoding sensor histidine kinase has protein sequence MRTRLLPLLIVLMAAVLLALGIPLAISVAAAQQQKVVVDRIDDTARFAALAQFVTDRPTGSRVKDADTDERGETLQRELESYYDVYGIRSGVFYRNGVPMANAPTDWYLPETGEVRDAFAEALLSRRSHDPQQVWPWQRHRLVVASPVIRDGDVVAVVVTDSPTGQMRSRTLHGWIVIGAGEIAAMLLAVGAALRLTGWVLRPVRVLDATTHSIATGSLKSRVAVAGGPPELRRLARAFNEMADNVEDVLEQQRAFVADASHQLRNPLSALLLRIELLALELPEGNEEIASVQTEGKRLAEVLDDLLDLALAEHAEADLVLTDIGALTAERVAAWTPLAEAKGVRLVGECPATTAWADPVTLSSALDAVIDNAVKFTPEDECVRVSVASNGSTSTVVVTDGGPGLTDDELVRIGDRFWRSGRHQNVKGSGLGLSISRILLAAGGGTISYDHHEPHGLKVTVRVPRSGPAS, from the coding sequence GTGCGTACACGTCTTCTCCCCCTGCTCATCGTCCTGATGGCGGCCGTCCTGCTCGCGCTCGGCATCCCGCTCGCCATCAGCGTGGCCGCCGCCCAGCAGCAGAAGGTCGTCGTCGACCGGATCGACGACACAGCGCGTTTCGCGGCGCTCGCCCAGTTCGTCACCGACCGGCCCACCGGGTCCCGCGTCAAGGACGCGGACACCGACGAGCGCGGCGAGACCCTCCAGCGGGAACTCGAGAGCTACTACGACGTCTACGGCATCCGTTCCGGTGTCTTCTACCGCAACGGCGTGCCCATGGCCAACGCGCCGACCGACTGGTACCTGCCGGAAACGGGCGAGGTGCGTGACGCGTTCGCCGAAGCGCTCCTCTCCCGGCGCAGCCACGATCCGCAGCAGGTCTGGCCCTGGCAGCGTCACCGGCTCGTCGTCGCGTCGCCGGTCATCCGCGACGGCGATGTCGTGGCCGTCGTGGTCACCGACTCGCCCACCGGGCAGATGCGTTCACGGACGCTGCACGGCTGGATCGTCATCGGCGCCGGCGAGATCGCCGCGATGCTGCTCGCGGTGGGCGCCGCGCTGCGCCTCACCGGCTGGGTGCTCAGGCCCGTACGCGTCCTCGACGCCACCACGCACAGCATCGCGACCGGCAGTCTGAAATCCCGGGTGGCCGTGGCCGGCGGGCCGCCGGAACTCAGACGGCTGGCCCGGGCGTTCAACGAGATGGCGGACAACGTCGAGGACGTGCTGGAGCAGCAGCGCGCCTTCGTCGCCGACGCCTCGCACCAGCTGCGCAACCCGCTCTCGGCGCTGCTGCTGCGGATCGAGCTGCTCGCACTCGAACTGCCGGAGGGGAACGAGGAGATCGCCTCCGTCCAGACCGAGGGCAAGCGACTGGCCGAGGTCCTGGACGACCTCCTCGACCTGGCGCTGGCCGAGCACGCCGAGGCGGACCTCGTGCTCACCGACATCGGCGCGCTGACGGCCGAGCGCGTCGCGGCCTGGACCCCGCTCGCCGAGGCCAAGGGCGTACGCCTGGTCGGCGAATGCCCGGCCACCACCGCCTGGGCCGACCCGGTCACGCTGTCCAGCGCCCTGGACGCGGTGATCGACAACGCGGTGAAGTTCACGCCGGAGGACGAGTGCGTGCGGGTGTCGGTCGCGTCGAACGGATCGACCTCCACGGTCGTGGTCACCGACGGCGGTCCGGGGCTCACCGACGACGAACTCGTCCGTATCGGCGACCGCTTCTGGCGCAGCGGTCGGCATCAGAACGTCAAGGGCTCGGGCCTCGGCCTGTCCATCTCCCGGATTCTGCTGGCAGCGGGCGGCGGCACGATCTCGTACGATCATCACGAGCCGCACGGCCTGAAGGTGACGGTGCGGGTGCCGAGGTCGGGCCCGGCGTCCTGA
- a CDS encoding TAXI family TRAP transporter solute-binding subunit: MLKVLPRIRRRQALMGSAAAFVVFGLLLWWLLPLDEDPPAGTITFSTGSPAGVYQQYGSGLRTSFAKDMPHLDVRLMTSQGSQENVERVATGDADFTIAAADAVETYKLRKLPGADKLRGVARLYDDYVQLVVPRDSKISTVQDLRGKRVAIGLENSGVRLIADRVLAAAGLDPAKDIKPFAEGIDTGPGRLRHDQIDAFFWSGGLPTNGLVQLAKTFSFRFVPIDADLVAKLHEQGGASRYYRATNMPESAYPSVQDGSTVATIAVSNLLVTREDVDPRLTEWLTRSVIDSRDRIGAVVHSAQLVDLRTAIYTDPLALHEGARRYYRSVKP, encoded by the coding sequence ATGTTGAAGGTGCTCCCCCGGATCCGCAGGCGACAGGCCCTCATGGGCTCGGCCGCCGCCTTCGTGGTCTTCGGGCTGCTGCTGTGGTGGTTGCTGCCGCTGGACGAGGATCCTCCGGCCGGGACGATCACGTTCAGCACCGGGTCACCTGCCGGCGTCTACCAGCAGTACGGCTCGGGGCTCAGGACGTCCTTCGCCAAGGACATGCCGCACCTGGACGTACGGCTGATGACCAGCCAGGGATCGCAGGAGAACGTCGAGCGGGTGGCCACGGGCGACGCCGACTTCACCATCGCGGCGGCCGACGCGGTGGAGACGTACAAGCTGAGGAAGCTGCCAGGGGCCGACAAACTGCGCGGGGTCGCACGCCTGTACGACGACTATGTGCAGCTGGTGGTGCCACGGGACTCCAAGATCTCGACCGTCCAGGACCTGCGGGGCAAGCGGGTGGCCATAGGGCTGGAGAACTCCGGCGTACGGCTGATCGCGGACCGGGTGCTGGCCGCGGCCGGTCTCGACCCGGCCAAGGACATCAAGCCCTTCGCCGAAGGCATCGACACAGGGCCCGGACGGCTCCGGCACGACCAGATCGACGCCTTCTTCTGGTCGGGCGGGCTGCCCACGAACGGCTTGGTGCAGCTGGCGAAGACCTTCTCCTTCCGCTTCGTCCCGATCGACGCGGACCTGGTCGCCAAACTGCACGAACAGGGCGGAGCCTCCCGCTACTACCGGGCCACCAACATGCCGGAGTCGGCCTACCCGTCCGTCCAGGACGGCTCGACCGTGGCGACGATCGCGGTGTCCAACCTGCTCGTGACGCGCGAGGACGTGGACCCGAGGCTCACCGAGTGGCTGACCCGGTCGGTGATCGACAGCCGGGATCGCATCGGCGCCGTCGTCCACTCGGCGCAGCTCGTGGATCTGCGGACCGCCATCTACACCGACCCGTTGGCCCTGCACGAGGGCGCCCGGCGCTACTACCGCTCGGTCAAGCCGTAG
- the miaA gene encoding tRNA (adenosine(37)-N6)-dimethylallyltransferase MiaA encodes MSSAAPTPRVIAVVGPTAAGKSDLGVFLAQRLGGEVVNADSMQLYRGMDIGTAKLTPEERGGIPHHLLDIWDVTVAASVAEYQRLARERIDALLAEGRWPVLVGGSGLYVRGAVDNLEFPGTDPEVRARLEEELALRGSGALHARLAVADPEAAQAILPSNGRRIVRALEVIEITGKPFTANLPGHDSVYDTVQIGVDVARPELDERIARRVDRMWAEGLVDEVRALEAHGLREGLTASRALGYQQVLAALAGECDEDDARAETVRATKRFARRQDSWFRRDPRVHWLSGAAADLTELPDLALALVERPVTA; translated from the coding sequence GTGAGCAGCGCAGCCCCCACCCCACGAGTCATCGCCGTCGTCGGCCCCACCGCAGCCGGAAAGTCCGATCTGGGTGTCTTTCTCGCTCAGCGACTCGGCGGCGAGGTCGTCAACGCCGACTCGATGCAGCTCTACCGAGGGATGGATATCGGCACCGCCAAGTTGACGCCCGAGGAGCGCGGCGGAATCCCGCACCATCTCCTGGACATCTGGGACGTGACCGTCGCGGCGAGCGTCGCCGAATACCAGCGCCTCGCCCGCGAACGGATCGACGCGCTGCTCGCCGAGGGTCGCTGGCCGGTCCTGGTCGGCGGCTCCGGTCTGTACGTCCGGGGAGCCGTCGACAACCTGGAGTTCCCCGGTACCGATCCCGAGGTCAGGGCCCGCCTGGAGGAGGAGCTCGCCCTGCGCGGTTCCGGTGCTCTGCACGCCCGCCTGGCCGTCGCCGACCCCGAGGCCGCGCAGGCCATCCTGCCCAGCAACGGACGCCGTATCGTCCGGGCCCTGGAGGTCATCGAGATCACCGGCAAGCCCTTCACCGCCAACCTTCCAGGCCACGACTCCGTGTACGACACCGTGCAGATCGGCGTCGACGTGGCCCGCCCCGAGCTCGACGAGCGCATCGCCCGCCGGGTCGACCGGATGTGGGCGGAGGGGCTTGTGGACGAGGTGCGCGCGCTGGAGGCGCACGGCCTGCGCGAGGGGCTCACGGCATCGCGCGCGCTGGGCTACCAGCAGGTGCTCGCGGCGCTCGCCGGGGAGTGCGACGAGGACGACGCGCGCGCCGAAACGGTGCGTGCCACCAAGCGCTTCGCGCGCCGTCAGGATTCGTGGTTCAGGCGCGATCCCCGGGTGCACTGGTTGAGTGGGGCTGCGGCGGATCTCACAGAACTTCCGGACCTCGCACTGGCGTTGGTCGAACGACCGGTCACAGCCTGA
- a CDS encoding RelA/SpoT family protein — translation MSAEATNPASPGAVTSSPKLAASLEQDGTPAPRRRTRPRIDLRRLGRAAFLGSATRDRLPDAIGHVAEAHRAHHPDADLEPLRRAYVLAETSHRGQMRKSGEPYITHPLAVTLILAELGAETTTLTASLLHDTVEDTDVTLDQVGEEFGAEVRFIVDGVTKLEKVDYGAAAEPETFRKMLVATGNDVRVMSIKLADRLHNMRTLGVMRPEKQERIAKVTRDVLIPLAERLGVQALKTELEDLVFAILHPEEYQHTRKLIVDNASRADDPLAEIADEVRAVLRDSGIQAEVVIRPRHFVSLHRASRKRGQLRGSDFGRVLVLVNEDADCYGVLGELHTCMTPVVSEFKDFIAVPKFNLYQSLHTAVARADGQVAEVLIRTHQMHKAAEAGVIALGNPYAPPSEEQTDGGGARTDLDADGERVDPTRPGWLSRLLDWQEAAPDPDTFWSTLREDLAQDREITVFRADGGSLGLPEGASCVDAAYALYGEDAHACIGARVNGRLATLSTVLRDGDTVQLLMGQDPASEPSREWLDHAHTPVARIAIQRWLAAHPAHIDPADVAPRSSGDPAEAEGATAEAARAAVDARSAQDGAESADPAATAVVDQPGATVRLAGCCTPVPPDEVTGFAVRGGVVTVHRVECAGVAHMKSTGRAEVGVHWGDTTEARVTLVAESFGRPHLLADLTEAIALEGVAIVSATVEPPSQQRVRHTYTLQLPDAAHLPALMRAMRNVPGVYDVSRAQHHVAVP, via the coding sequence ATGAGTGCGGAGGCCACGAATCCCGCGAGCCCAGGTGCTGTGACGTCCTCGCCCAAGCTCGCGGCGTCGCTGGAACAGGACGGGACCCCGGCGCCCCGCCGACGGACCCGCCCCAGGATCGACCTGCGCCGACTGGGCAGGGCCGCGTTCCTCGGCTCCGCGACCCGCGACCGGCTGCCCGACGCCATCGGCCATGTCGCCGAGGCGCACCGCGCCCACCACCCCGACGCCGACCTGGAACCGCTGCGCCGGGCCTACGTCCTGGCCGAGACCTCGCACCGCGGCCAGATGCGCAAGAGCGGCGAGCCGTACATCACGCACCCGCTCGCCGTGACCCTGATCCTCGCCGAACTCGGCGCGGAGACCACGACCTTGACGGCTTCTCTGCTCCACGACACCGTCGAGGACACCGATGTGACGCTGGATCAGGTCGGCGAGGAGTTCGGCGCCGAGGTCCGCTTCATCGTCGACGGCGTGACGAAGCTGGAGAAGGTCGACTACGGCGCCGCCGCCGAGCCCGAGACCTTCCGCAAGATGCTGGTCGCCACCGGGAACGACGTCCGCGTGATGTCGATCAAACTCGCCGACCGGCTGCACAACATGCGCACCCTGGGCGTGATGCGCCCCGAGAAGCAGGAGCGCATCGCCAAGGTCACCCGGGACGTGCTCATCCCGCTCGCCGAACGTCTCGGCGTGCAGGCGCTCAAGACCGAACTGGAAGACCTGGTCTTCGCGATCCTGCACCCCGAGGAGTACCAGCACACCCGGAAGCTGATCGTCGACAACGCCTCCCGCGCGGACGACCCGCTCGCCGAGATCGCCGACGAGGTGCGCGCGGTACTGCGCGACTCGGGGATCCAGGCCGAAGTCGTCATCCGGCCACGGCACTTCGTGTCCCTGCACCGGGCGTCGCGCAAGCGCGGCCAGCTCCGCGGCTCCGACTTCGGACGGGTCCTGGTGCTCGTCAACGAGGACGCCGACTGCTACGGCGTACTGGGCGAGCTCCACACCTGCATGACGCCCGTCGTCTCGGAGTTCAAGGACTTCATCGCCGTACCCAAGTTCAACCTCTACCAGTCGCTGCACACCGCCGTCGCCCGCGCGGACGGCCAGGTCGCCGAAGTGCTCATCCGTACCCACCAGATGCACAAGGCCGCCGAGGCAGGCGTCATCGCGCTCGGCAATCCCTACGCTCCTCCTTCGGAGGAGCAGACCGACGGCGGCGGGGCGCGGACCGACCTGGACGCCGACGGCGAGCGCGTCGACCCCACCCGGCCCGGCTGGCTGTCCCGTCTCCTCGACTGGCAGGAGGCCGCGCCCGACCCCGACACCTTCTGGTCCACCCTGCGCGAGGACCTCGCCCAGGACCGCGAGATCACCGTCTTCCGGGCCGACGGGGGCTCGCTGGGGCTGCCCGAGGGCGCGAGCTGCGTGGACGCCGCGTACGCGCTGTACGGCGAGGACGCGCACGCCTGTATCGGGGCCCGGGTCAACGGCCGGCTGGCGACGCTGAGCACGGTCCTGCGGGACGGCGACACGGTCCAGCTCCTCATGGGGCAGGACCCGGCCTCCGAGCCCTCCAGGGAGTGGCTGGACCACGCGCACACGCCCGTCGCCAGGATCGCCATCCAGCGCTGGCTGGCCGCCCACCCGGCGCACATCGATCCGGCGGACGTGGCGCCGAGGTCCTCCGGTGACCCCGCGGAGGCCGAGGGAGCCACCGCCGAGGCCGCCCGAGCGGCCGTCGACGCCCGCTCGGCCCAGGACGGTGCCGAGTCCGCCGACCCCGCCGCGACCGCCGTCGTCGACCAGCCCGGCGCGACCGTACGCCTCGCCGGCTGCTGTACGCCCGTACCGCCCGACGAGGTCACCGGCTTCGCCGTGCGCGGGGGAGTGGTGACCGTTCACCGGGTGGAGTGCGCCGGGGTGGCGCACATGAAGAGCACGGGGCGCGCGGAGGTCGGCGTGCACTGGGGGGACACCACCGAGGCGCGGGTCACCCTCGTCGCCGAATCGTTCGGGCGGCCCCATCTGCTGGCCGACCTCACCGAAGCCATCGCCCTGGAGGGCGTCGCGATCGTCTCGGCGACCGTCGAACCCCCCAGCCAGCAGCGCGTACGCCACACCTACACGCTCCAACTCCCGGACGCGGCGCATCTTCCGGCTCTCATGCGGGCCATGCGCAATGTGCCGGGCGTGTACGACGTGAGCCGGGCGCAGCATCACGTGGCGGTTCCCTGA
- a CDS encoding antitoxin — protein MGLLDNLKAKLAPAKEKVADFAQQHEGQIERGLDKAAKVVDEKTKGKYSDKIHTGTGKAKGAVDRLAHKDGGTPDDTFTPPPDAPPPAS, from the coding sequence ATGGGTCTGCTGGACAATCTGAAGGCAAAGCTCGCCCCGGCCAAGGAGAAGGTCGCGGACTTCGCGCAGCAGCACGAGGGCCAGATCGAGCGGGGTCTCGACAAGGCCGCGAAGGTGGTCGACGAGAAGACCAAGGGCAAGTACAGCGACAAGATCCATACGGGCACCGGCAAGGCGAAGGGCGCCGTGGACCGACTCGCGCACAAGGACGGTGGCACCCCGGACGACACGTTCACGCCACCGCCGGACGCGCCGCCACCGGCTTCCTGA